From Marinobacter alexandrii, one genomic window encodes:
- a CDS encoding DUF423 domain-containing protein yields MHKLFLIISSISGIIAVGLGAFGAHALKNKLQTEGTFDTYQTAIQYQFYHTLALMGIAILLTKYQNSWLNYAGYSMTFGMLIFSGSLYILCFTGMKWLGAITPIGGLLLILGWVFVLLAALKTL; encoded by the coding sequence ATGCATAAACTATTCCTTATCATTTCATCCATCTCAGGCATTATAGCTGTCGGGTTAGGCGCATTCGGAGCACACGCCTTGAAAAATAAACTTCAAACTGAAGGTACGTTCGATACCTATCAAACAGCCATTCAATACCAGTTTTATCACACACTTGCTCTTATGGGAATTGCTATACTGCTTACTAAGTACCAAAACTCTTGGCTCAACTATGCCGGATACAGCATGACTTTTGGCATGTTGATATTTTCAGGATCACTCTATATTTTGTGCTTTACAGGAATGAAGTGGCTGGGTGCTATCACTCCCATTGGTGGTTTATTGCTCATCCTTGGCTGGGTTTTTGTGTTGCTTGCAGCTTTAAAAACTCTTTGA
- a CDS encoding nitroreductase family protein, whose product MDKKNINGHPHVSYERDVYELSEAEDRAKSYYEWLDTRRTVRDISDKPVSKELIENLIMAGSTAPSGAHKQPWTFCAISNAEMKKAIREAAEKEEYDSYHGRMSERWIKDLEPIGTDWNKPFLEESPWLVIIFKRVFEMEDGVKNNNYYVNESVGIACGMIISAIHKAGLVTLTHTPSPMNFLTKILNRPDNERPYLLLPIGYPKKEVFVPDLARKPLEDVAIFYE is encoded by the coding sequence ATGGATAAGAAAAACATCAATGGACATCCACATGTGAGTTATGAAAGGGATGTATATGAATTAAGTGAGGCAGAGGACAGAGCTAAATCATACTATGAGTGGCTAGATACTCGTAGAACGGTACGAGATATTTCAGACAAACCTGTTAGCAAAGAACTAATAGAAAACCTGATCATGGCGGGATCTACAGCGCCCTCTGGAGCACACAAACAACCCTGGACTTTCTGCGCCATTTCTAATGCCGAGATGAAAAAAGCCATCAGAGAAGCTGCCGAAAAGGAAGAATATGACAGCTATCATGGACGTATGAGTGAACGTTGGATTAAAGATCTGGAGCCAATAGGAACAGACTGGAACAAACCCTTTTTGGAAGAGTCACCATGGCTGGTTATCATATTCAAGCGAGTGTTTGAAATGGAGGATGGAGTGAAAAACAATAACTATTATGTCAATGAATCAGTAGGTATTGCTTGCGGGATGATTATATCCGCGATTCATAAGGCTGGCCTAGTTACACTGACACATACGCCATCTCCGATGAACTTCCTTACGAAAATTTTAAATCGTCCAGATAATGAGCGTCCTTATCTATTACTTCCAATAGGGTACCCAAAGAAAGAGGTATTTGTTCCTGACCTGGCGAGAAAGCCACTAGAAGACGTTGCTATATTTTATGAATGA
- a CDS encoding VF530 family protein, whose product MDLENAEFIEPEKQPNNPLHGVKLADIVAELVAKFGWEELGKKVNINSFNNNPSIKSSLKFLRKTPWAREKVEQLYLKSAKQ is encoded by the coding sequence ATGGATCTTGAAAATGCCGAATTCATTGAACCTGAAAAGCAACCCAACAATCCGCTACATGGGGTGAAACTCGCCGACATTGTAGCTGAGTTAGTAGCTAAATTCGGTTGGGAAGAACTCGGAAAAAAAGTCAACATCAACAGTTTTAACAACAATCCTTCTATTAAATCCAGTCTTAAATTCTTAAGAAAGACACCCTGGGCAAGAGAAAAAGTAGAACAGCTTTATTTAAAGTCAGCTAAGCAATAG
- a CDS encoding response regulator: MKKLIPFILILLSSIQANSQLRQFLDSLKNDLQTVTDDSLRFRVLDELAWTYRRVNADSALMYAKMEIEAAKKLDNEQFLAFCYSNIGIIKKENELEDYGIEDLHRSLAINRKLNNQRGIASNSNNIGNAYEVIGKYDSAIKYLTQSIQIKLDIGQEASAASTMSNLGLVYNQMNNPQKAIEYYDEAISIVGEEDRRARGIFNNLGISYMKMGAYRKAREYFTKSIQGLELLQNKRNVASTYGNIGETYFNEGIYDSALIYAKRSFALKKEFGENLSLTYPAISLAKIYIELNQFNKAKENAELAYRIANNSSSLERKAESTYRLGVVEANLKNFERAATLFFDYTHIQDSINDENVIRLAEETEAKFQNELKEKENQILREEALIQEQKIRSQNIIIIAIAVILILLVAIAILLRKQLRERKKLLQKIEGQSAKLKELDQAKTRFFANISHDLRSPLTLILGSLDKITERDYEILDKESKELLDLGVKNGKRLLYLADEIMDLTRLEEGQVTLELQYVKMVPYLRLLTKMFSSAADIKAIELKFSSHAEDETSLQIDPHQFEKIIYNLLSNAIKFTPPNGTVDVLLDTDQTHLQISITDSGPGIPEESLDLIFDRYYQSANKNTSQAGVGIGLALVKELVELHSGTIKASNGNDGTIFAVRFPFKKNDWVSKAIVPERSLDVVTRNSLWIDLQEEKERLQVPGIKTVNEDAKAILIVEDHRELRTYLQSILSSDFRVYLAANGASALDLLQTEKMDLIITDLMMPYMDGFELVDHLKKDKELKKVPVMVVSARTDKEEKLDLISKGAEDVISKPFDKEELIAKIQNIMSRDWDSNKVLSKLYGDTAEEFEKNVMHKLENLIIKRVDDPHLSVLDLADEMAASERKVYRMIKKISGLTPYELIKEVRWQYLENYLKDNKVRTATEAAQIIGMNNVSSFASQYKNRFDRSFKDVLDS; encoded by the coding sequence ATGAAAAAACTTATTCCATTTATACTAATCCTTCTTTCATCCATTCAGGCAAATTCACAATTGCGTCAATTCCTAGACAGCCTTAAAAATGATCTACAAACCGTAACAGATGACTCTTTAAGGTTTAGGGTATTAGATGAATTAGCCTGGACATATAGGCGTGTAAATGCAGACTCTGCATTGATGTATGCTAAAATGGAAATAGAGGCTGCAAAAAAACTGGATAACGAACAGTTCCTTGCTTTTTGCTACTCAAACATTGGAATTATAAAAAAGGAAAATGAGCTTGAAGATTACGGAATAGAAGACCTACACAGATCTCTGGCAATCAACAGGAAGTTAAATAATCAAAGAGGTATTGCATCAAACAGCAACAATATTGGTAACGCATATGAAGTGATCGGAAAGTATGATTCCGCTATAAAATATTTAACTCAATCCATTCAGATAAAGCTCGACATAGGGCAAGAAGCTTCAGCTGCTAGTACCATGAGTAACCTTGGATTAGTCTACAATCAAATGAATAATCCTCAGAAGGCAATTGAATATTATGATGAAGCTATATCAATTGTTGGAGAAGAAGACCGAAGGGCAAGAGGGATATTCAATAATCTAGGAATAAGCTATATGAAAATGGGGGCATATAGAAAAGCTAGAGAGTACTTTACAAAATCAATACAAGGTTTAGAACTTCTTCAGAACAAGAGGAATGTTGCGAGTACATATGGTAACATCGGGGAAACCTATTTCAATGAAGGTATTTATGACTCGGCACTAATCTATGCAAAAAGGTCTTTCGCCCTTAAAAAGGAATTTGGTGAAAACCTTTCCCTGACATACCCTGCAATAAGTCTCGCTAAAATCTACATTGAACTTAATCAATTCAACAAAGCAAAAGAGAATGCTGAATTGGCTTACCGGATTGCTAATAATTCTTCAAGCTTGGAGAGAAAAGCTGAATCTACCTATCGGTTAGGAGTGGTGGAAGCCAATCTAAAGAATTTTGAACGTGCTGCTACGTTGTTTTTTGATTATACTCATATTCAGGATTCAATTAATGATGAAAACGTTATAAGACTTGCTGAAGAAACGGAGGCTAAGTTTCAAAATGAGCTTAAAGAAAAAGAGAACCAAATTTTAAGAGAAGAGGCATTAATTCAAGAACAAAAGATTCGTTCTCAAAACATCATCATTATTGCTATTGCTGTTATTCTTATTCTCTTGGTTGCTATTGCCATCCTTCTTAGGAAGCAACTCAGGGAGCGTAAGAAGCTTCTTCAAAAGATAGAAGGACAATCAGCCAAACTTAAGGAATTAGATCAGGCAAAGACGCGATTTTTTGCGAACATCTCACACGACCTCCGCTCTCCTCTTACACTTATTCTCGGTTCATTGGATAAAATCACCGAACGAGATTATGAAATCCTGGATAAAGAATCAAAAGAACTGCTGGATCTGGGGGTTAAGAATGGTAAGCGACTACTCTATCTCGCAGATGAGATCATGGATCTAACCAGATTAGAAGAAGGACAAGTAACCCTCGAGCTCCAATACGTGAAGATGGTTCCTTATCTAAGGCTTCTCACTAAAATGTTTAGCAGTGCTGCTGACATAAAAGCCATAGAACTGAAATTTTCCAGTCACGCTGAGGATGAAACTTCATTGCAAATCGATCCACATCAATTTGAAAAAATCATTTATAACCTTCTCTCCAATGCTATTAAGTTCACTCCTCCTAATGGAACAGTAGATGTTCTGTTGGATACAGATCAAACCCACCTTCAAATCTCAATCACTGACTCTGGGCCAGGTATTCCTGAAGAAAGCTTGGACCTAATCTTTGACCGATATTACCAATCAGCAAATAAAAACACCTCGCAAGCAGGGGTCGGTATTGGTTTGGCCTTGGTGAAAGAGTTGGTTGAGTTACATAGTGGAACCATTAAGGCATCTAACGGAAATGATGGGACCATTTTCGCTGTTCGCTTCCCTTTCAAAAAGAATGATTGGGTATCAAAGGCTATTGTACCGGAACGCTCACTCGATGTAGTAACTCGAAATTCACTCTGGATAGACTTGCAAGAAGAAAAAGAGCGACTTCAAGTTCCAGGTATTAAAACAGTAAATGAAGATGCCAAAGCAATTCTAATCGTGGAAGATCATCGAGAGCTAAGAACTTACCTCCAGAGTATTCTGAGTTCGGATTTCAGGGTGTATCTAGCAGCAAATGGCGCTAGTGCTTTAGATCTGTTGCAAACAGAAAAAATGGATCTGATCATCACAGATTTAATGATGCCATACATGGATGGGTTCGAGTTGGTTGATCACTTAAAAAAAGACAAAGAACTAAAGAAAGTTCCAGTGATGGTGGTTAGTGCAAGAACTGATAAGGAAGAGAAGCTCGATTTGATATCAAAAGGTGCCGAAGATGTGATTAGCAAGCCATTTGATAAAGAGGAATTGATAGCCAAAATTCAAAACATCATGAGTCGTGATTGGGATAGTAATAAAGTACTATCTAAACTCTATGGAGATACCGCTGAGGAGTTTGAAAAAAACGTAATGCATAAACTTGAGAATCTTATCATCAAAAGAGTAGATGATCCACATCTATCGGTATTGGATCTGGCAGATGAAATGGCCGCCAGTGAACGTAAAGTCTATCGAATGATCAAGAAAATATCTGGGCTAACTCCATATGAGTTAATTAAAGAAGTTAGATGGCAATACCTTGAAAACTATTTGAAAGACAATAAAGTAAGAACGGCCACAGAAGCTGCTCAGATTATAGGAATGAATAACGTAAGCTCGTTTGCTTCTCAGTATAAAAATCGCTTTGACAGGTCTTTTAAGGATGTTTTGGACAGCTGA
- a CDS encoding DEAD/DEAH box helicase, which translates to MPIKSQKDILAKLNIQKLNPMQEEASVALQSTSNLVLLSPTGTGKTIAFLLPILESLDTDCTEIQVLILVPSRELAIQIESVVREMGTGYKVNSVYGGRAGSKDKVELKHRPAILIGTPGRVSDHIHYKNFPIKDIKTLVLDEFDKSLEIGFEDEMKEIIGALHNVKRRILTSATQGVSIPSFVGLKNPITVDYLGQNTSQLKIKRVLSPDKDKLDSLVAALSHIGNQPGIIFCNFKDTIQRVSSHLEAHKISHGCFYGGMEQIDRERALIKFRNGTHQLIVATDLAARGLDIPELGFILHYQLPHKSEEFTHRNGRTARMNTKGTAYILQWEKEPLPDFVTDAKIETISHGKLPSRSQWNTLFISGGRKDKISKGDIAGVFFKQAHLSKDQLGVIEVKQDCAFVAIHASETKMAIETLNNTRIKKKKVRVSLI; encoded by the coding sequence ATGCCAATCAAAAGTCAAAAAGACATTCTTGCGAAGCTTAACATCCAGAAGCTCAACCCGATGCAAGAAGAAGCATCTGTAGCACTTCAGTCTACCTCCAACTTGGTACTGTTATCTCCAACAGGAACTGGTAAAACAATCGCTTTCCTCCTCCCTATATTGGAGAGTCTCGATACTGATTGTACCGAAATACAAGTATTGATTCTTGTACCTTCTCGAGAGTTGGCCATACAAATAGAATCTGTTGTACGAGAAATGGGAACTGGCTATAAGGTAAATTCAGTATACGGCGGTCGCGCTGGTTCGAAGGATAAAGTAGAGTTGAAGCATAGACCTGCAATTTTGATTGGTACTCCAGGAAGGGTCTCTGACCACATACACTACAAAAACTTCCCTATTAAGGACATCAAAACGTTGGTCCTCGATGAGTTCGATAAGTCATTAGAAATTGGATTTGAAGACGAGATGAAAGAAATCATAGGCGCACTTCACAACGTAAAAAGGCGTATCCTCACTTCTGCCACGCAGGGTGTATCCATTCCCTCATTTGTTGGACTCAAAAACCCAATAACAGTCGACTACTTAGGGCAAAACACTTCTCAGCTAAAAATCAAGCGGGTATTGTCTCCTGACAAAGATAAACTTGATTCACTCGTTGCAGCACTCAGCCACATTGGCAACCAACCAGGAATCATTTTCTGCAATTTCAAAGACACCATCCAGCGTGTCAGCTCTCACCTCGAAGCACACAAAATAAGTCATGGCTGCTTTTATGGGGGGATGGAGCAAATTGATAGAGAGCGAGCACTCATCAAATTCAGAAACGGAACTCATCAGCTCATTGTAGCGACAGATCTTGCTGCTAGGGGGCTCGACATTCCCGAATTAGGATTCATTTTACACTACCAGCTACCACACAAAAGTGAAGAATTCACACATAGAAATGGAAGAACGGCAAGAATGAATACCAAAGGAACAGCCTATATTCTGCAATGGGAAAAGGAGCCACTTCCCGATTTCGTTACAGATGCCAAAATCGAAACGATTAGTCACGGCAAACTACCTTCTCGCTCACAATGGAATACATTATTTATTTCTGGCGGCAGGAAGGATAAAATATCGAAAGGTGACATAGCAGGTGTCTTTTTTAAGCAGGCTCACTTGTCTAAAGACCAGCTCGGTGTTATTGAAGTCAAACAAGACTGTGCATTTGTAGCTATACATGCATCTGAAACAAAAATGGCCATAGAGACACTCAACAACACGCGTATCAAGAAGAAAAAAGTACGTGTCTCGTTGATCTAA